The Periplaneta americana isolate PAMFEO1 chromosome 16, P.americana_PAMFEO1_priV1, whole genome shotgun sequence genome segment agatcacgatggctgtggtaATGTTCAAGCTAAAAATAGCTCTAGCTTCTCTTCTTGGTTGTATTTTGCCATAATAAACTAAAAACCGAGTAGTATACATAACAAAATAGTATAGATATCCCCAGTTTTTACACTACTCCTCAGTAATGTATtcttttaattgaaataaaatactaaGATCTattgttatatataaaatttcaacCAATGTCAAATCCTCTAGAATCTTTTTGCATGTAAAAGtagattttataacattttatttcaacgAAGTATTCTATATGTGATTTGAAATTGCAAGGTGACCAGTTAAATGCACGATGTTCTAACTGTAATGGAAAACTTGTCTTGTAGCAGCATCTAATTCCGTTTCCTGCAccatgaatttattaaaatatgtgacTAGTACTGTGTCAGAGAATGTGATATTGAAATTAAGGAAATACAGGCCACACTGGCACATTGGCTGTAAGATCAAGGACAAAATGATGGCAATATTATTAGCCCAAACAATACGCAATTCAGACACGAAAATATAACAGTGTTCATGCAGTgggaatacatttaaaaatacgcTGTACACTACACTCACCTCTCAGGAAACACTTCACCCTCCTCTGAAGATACTTCCACTTTCTGTTCCTGCTGAACTCTGTCCACATCGAAAAAATCTTCCTGAAAATTAAGCAAATAGTGAAGAGATAACCATCTGGATAATCGTTTTCCCGTCACAGACCTAACTTTTTAAACCTGATAAATCCAAACTTCATTTTCAGTAATCTTGTAACGACTTCTGCATAAAATCGAATTGATTTTCCcaaactatttttaaatacatcctccatgtatttctctgtatTCAAAGGCAATGGAATCGAGTTTCAAGttgtaaatgagtaaatatgatgtgtacttacttacttactggcttttaaggaacactgaggttcattgccgccctcacataagcccgccatcggtccctatcctgagcaagattaatctagtctctaccatcataacccacttccctcaaatccattttaatattatcctcgcatctacatctcggcctccccaaaggtcttttcccctctggcctcccaactaacactctacatgcatttctggattcgcccataagtgctacatgccctgctcatctcaaacgtctggatttgatgttcctaattatgtcaggtgaagaatacaatgcgtgcaggtctgcgttgtgtaactttctgcattctccttaacttcatccttcttagccccaaatattttcctaagaaccttattctcaaaaaccctcaatctctgttcctctctcaaagtgagagtccaagtttcacagccatacagaacaacaggtaatataattgttttataaatgctaactttcagattttttgacagcagactagatgacaaaagcttctcaaccgaataataacacgcatttcccatatttattctgcgtttaatttcctcccgagtgtcatttatatttgttactgttgctccaagatatttgaatttttccacctcttcgaaggataaatctccaacttctataattccatttcgtacattattctgatgacgcgacataatcatatacttagtcttttaggaatttacttccaaccctatcgctttacttgcttcaagtagaatttccgcgttttcctaatcgtttatggattttgtcctaacatttTCACGATATGATGTGAAATTACCCTCCAAAATACGTAACCAGAATTTGCtacaattttttttgcaaatcaacaataaaaattaatttactgaCATATTAATCCATTTCACTATATGTATCATTGTTGAAAACTTTATTTCCTTGAAATGGAGACACACTCTAATACGACTTGTTATTttcagaaaagatagaatagaaaggtTTTGCCTCCACAATTGCAACTTGGTCCTACTGACAGTTCCTGTATATCTGCATACTGACAGAGAAGAACTTACATCGACTTCAGACGTCATGAATGCAAAGCTCGTAGGCTCTGGACTGTCTTCAACTTTTATCTCTCTTTTTACGTCATAACCGTCGTTCACGTATTCCGTCTTAATCCACGTCACTTTCAGATGCGATGAAGTCCCTTCCTACAGAACATAAACACATTATTAATCATCTTATTTACTCGTTTTAAAATTTACTTCATTTGTAATAGCCGTCAATCTATTTTGAATGGCCGTTATTGTCTAAATGTCTCAACAAAGGcaacaaattaaataagaaaattgaatcgacgtaaatattaatttttgctcctacagaatatatatgttatagtaacaatgattattagaggagaaaacttCGCTCCaattccgggaatcgaacccgggtccttggttctaagtaccaagtgctctaaccattctGGAaccccggccaccaagtcactcattgagtgcgctccttgtataatggcagttgacttagtataatatgtcaacatatatgtcgaacttgagtcaggccacaaaggcaaaacactggaggagagggattagatccggtgctgtggagtgaacttcggcgtagctcagtggttacagCACTTGGTACGAAGaaacaaggacccgggttcgatcaccggcgccagagcgaattttctcctctaaGAATCAAAGGCATTTGAAGACAAGAAACAACAAGACCTTCTGGGTACAGGCAATGATGATGTGCCAGGGGCTccttgtgaaaataatttacatactgtGATTATAGAAGCATCTGATTTATATTCTACACCAGGTCTGCAAACGTCTCTTACAGtacttaagatattttattaatcatTACCAGTGGCAGCTGAAGCCACTTTGTCATAGTAGTGCCAGAACATTCAAGTCAGAAATGAAAAGTAACAAAAACGTATCCATCTatattgtgaataataataataataataacaattttttattttatttatttcgaatattaatgagcaaaacaacagcacaaagccaattacagtttagcacaaaacaaaagccaaaaaaaaaaaaactgaacacatgattatgagaatgaatggcagaaaatggcagtgagatcaaatacaatcaatataatggtcaacaATAACCgttcaccaaatgcaacaaaagaaatggcaatatctaacaaataataaaagatattaaataacaagtaaggatatatcatgcataagtaaaatcaaatcagatcttgcaaattagcacttttaatacacctggctattggagaaagggatttaaataatttagtgaagaaaattctttgaccacgaaaacctttcacgggaattctaaggtaggtgttaCGTATAAAAGAGtcacaatcaatgacaccattaatagcattattaaagaaagtgtaatcaatatcctgacgtctcgaatacagactggtacagttaaaatatttactagatagttcataatttaaagaacaggagtttaataataataataataataataataataataataataataataatattaaagaaactagtaataaattaatataataaaactttgaAGTATTCTAAACTGTGATatagttcaattttttttcctgtaattttcagCAAATATTTCAATGACTTTCTGACTAAAATTGGGGATCTTGCTACCACAAATGAACTAAATCCATCATACCTTTCTTAGACCAATGCCAGATGCATTCAAAATGAAAACgagaaaaactgaagaaaaaattttgcaattcatttttaattatcagagaagtctatattgtatcttaaaagtatttatttcagtcactgacttcacagcatatgtttaaggtgctatagctttacattacatatttaaaagacgtatgaacgttttcgttggcctacgccaacatcatcagatacgaagtacatttcaggaatatcagtgctctctacataatatctacaaatacaaaacatatttagtggcatgcaaaatgaggcatactaaaaaccaacattgctgtgctacacattgacattctatatgactgccttgattgtcacttacttaaaatacacgtatagattacaaaaaatattgatttacatatatatatatatatatatatatatatataaatgcaagtcttcacatatgagataataaaatgacatgatttaaaagtgataaaaataataaaatatcaaactaatataaaaagtattatgaatgtgaagagttgcaaaattacagtaattacatttattatattcctatttctgtttcactagaatgtatatttccaccattcagaaacgtatgtatcatggtttgtgtcacgtgattatttgaatatttttcaagtttatatggtCTTATTATAAATGCCAATGTATTATACCTTGGGTAGTTTGATGTTGATTAATTTTGTCGATAATGCTGTTCCTCCAATCTGGAAGTAATTGAATTCAATAAGTTGATGACCCAATTTTATCGGATTTAGCATTTAATTTGTATGATGTGTTAAATGGAAGAAACTTACATgacgaaataaatacttttaagatgaagaaaaaatgtttaaatatttatgttcaaATCTACAGTTCATCTTTCCACACGTGTTTACTTTCTGCATATCTTCATATAGTGAAGAAAGTGTATTTTAtaatgaagtatttattttattctcaatttATTGCTTCGCATCAACACATCACAATTACATGCACAATTATATGACGCTAGAAACCACACTGCCTTGCCTGCGCTCGCGATCTTTTCAATAACGTATTTGCCGGGAAGAAAGTCAGCCCTGGCATGGAACAAATATTCATTATTTAGTGCTGCCACCTGGAATGGAGTTGTCAACTAAATGGCACGGATAAGACCTTTCCCCTTGCCTTTCGGACcactgcacagtgggccagaatcgactcaaaatggaacaaaattattttatgtctctattgttttctgggatgcataaaatcaatagttattcaatagttttcacCTTTTCTTTAAGTTGAAAGCACTTTCAcaacataatagttttttttttttattcaatatctgatTCCTCA includes the following:
- the LOC138692005 gene encoding uncharacterized protein isoform X6, yielding MDLIEMKPDVDPLDLQEHDNTYEIGENKASSEIGGTALSTKLINIKLPKEGTSSHLKVTWIKTEYVNDGYDVKREIKVEDSPEPTSFAFMTSEVDEDFFDVDRVQQEQKVEVSSEEGEVFPESCDGFNQDGT